CTGCGTTGCACTATGCCATTCACTTTAATGGAATAGGTTTTCATCTCATAATCCAGTGTTTTATCCAAATTGCGTAAGCTTTTTTCAAAAGTATCGTTCAATATTGCTGTAACTCCTCCTTTAAAAAAAGTAGTGATTTTGGTAAAAATATCCAGCTGACCACGACTGTGCAGGGTTACTTTGGTACCGCCAACTGTATCCTTGAAGGTCCATGAAACGGTAGCTGTACTGCCGTTAAAATTCATTTTTTGCGAAAGGCTGTCATTTTCTTTGACAAAAACCGTTCTGATAGCTCCATCATCTGAACCATTTTCCCAAGAACAGTTTGCACCGGCACCAACCGTTTTGGCAGGATAAATAAATTTAATCGTATTGCCTTTAATCATATACGAACCAAAGGATTCCCAGTTTTTATAATCGTTAACATAATCAAAAACAGTAGCTCTACGGGCTTTTATTAAACTGCTTTTGGTTACTTTAAAATTTCCTTTTTGGGTAGCAACATAAACCGTTATGCCAATAAAAGCTAAAAGCACCAGCAGGAATATGTATTTCAAAATTCTCATGAATCGATTTTTTGGTGTCACAAAGTTATGAATTTAATGATAGGAAAATAGATTCGTTTTGATATTTACAGATTGTTTATATTTGTTTACAGCCAAATTCAAATTCATGAAAACCACCAGCGAACTTCGAGGCATTTTATTCAGACATTTAGACGGAATTACAACGGCTCCCACAGCTTATTCTCTACACAAGAAAGGAGTATTAGCTTATGTGGCAGAACAACAAAAAGTGTCTTTAACGCAATTGACTGAAAAGTTCAGCGCCAATGAAGGTTATCTCAACGTAGCCTTAAGGGTTCTGGCATCACAAGGCTGGTTGGTGCAAACGATAAATCCTAAAACCGACGAAGTCACTTTTGAGACTAATGCCAAAAGTACTATTGCATTTTCATTGATACCGCTATACGAAGATGTTTTCAATTTAATGCAGTTTACGGAACATTTTCATCCGCGAAAATTTGAAGTCGAGCCTTTTGAAATGCTCAACAATTTGTTTCAAAAATTCAAAGCCAATTTTGGGGTACAATTTTCAGATGATGACAACATTCGTGCTATACAAGAACAAATTTTATATCACATCGAAGGCAATCTGGCGGGCCCAACCATTGTAATGCTTGGCATGACGGGCATGTTTCATAAATACTTTATGGAAACCTCTTTCCGTCCCGAAGAGTTTCACAAAAATCCGGAATGCTTTAAAGAAATATTGGATTTTCTAACGCATTTAAATTGGTTTACCAAAAAAAATGACCATTACCAATTTACCGAAGCGGGCTTGTTTTATGCCAAAAGAGCCACAGCTTATGGTGTAACGGTTTCTTATATTCCAACGTTAAGAAAAATGGATGAACTGCTTTTTGGCAATCCCTCAATACTAAGAAATATTGGAGAACATGATACCGAATTGCATGTCGACAGAGAAATGAACGTGTGGGGCAGTGGAGGAGCACATGCCGAATATTTCAAAATCGTAGACCAAATTATCATCGAATTGTTTAACCGACCTATCGCCGAACAGCCAAAAGGAGTTTTAGATATGGGCTGCGGGAACGGAGCGTTTTTAGAACATATGTTTGATGTAATTGAACGCCAAACCAATCGTGGTAAAATGCTAGACGAACATCCGCTATTCTTAGTCGGAGTTGATTATAACGAAGCCGCTATAAAAGTGACTCGCGCCAATTTAATTAAGGCCGACATTTGGGCTAAAGTCATTTGGGGCGATATCGGAAGACCGCAACTTTTAGCCGAAACGTTGAAAGAAGAGTACAACATCGATCTAAAAGAATTGTTGAATGTCAGAACCTTTTTAGATCATAACCGCATCTGGGAAACCCCAAGGACAATAACGCCTAACAGAGTAAGTTCTTCAACCGGTGCTTTTGCACATCGCGGAAAAAGAATCAGTAATAATCAAGTCGAAGATAATTTATTGGAACACCTTAAAAAATGGGCACCATTTGTAGAAAAATTTGGTTTACTCTTGATAGAATTGCATACCATCGCACCCGAACTCACCGCTAACCATTTGGGTAAAACTGCCGCAACAGCCTATGATGCTACTCACGGTTTTTCCGACCAGTATATAGTAGAGATTGATGTATTGCACAAAATTGCCGCTGAAGCCGGATTATTCTCAGAGGATAAAGTATTTACCAAATTCCCTAATTCAGATTTAGCAACCGTAAGTGTCAATCTTTTAAAAGGAAGATAACTTAATGCTTCATCGTTACTTTGATAACAAACAACATCGCAATAAAAAGCAGAAAAGCAATCAGGATTTTATAACTTCCTTTATAAACCTTGTTGTGTAAGGCTTTGTCTTTTCCGTAAGCAAAATAAGTGGCGATTACAAAAGCTACAAAAAACAGTGCAGCGAATGTCCATTGACCGGTTGTGAACATTTATTTCAAATTTTCAACAAATTTACTCAAATGTATCGGAATGTTGTAATTTGCATTCACTTTAAATTTCAGAAAAATGCAAAAACAACTCAACGCTGTAAAAGAATTTCACACTGCCTTCGGATTGGGCGTAAGCCACGAAATGAGAGGGGATTTAGGCGAGCAAAAAAACCAACTTCGCTTTGATTTAATGAAAGAAGAAAACGAAGAATACTTAGAAGCGGTTCAAAACAATGACATCATCGAAATTGCCGATGCCTTGGGTGACATGCTGTACATTCTTTGCGGTACTATCTTAGAACACGGACTACAACACAAAATTGAAGAAGTGTTTGATGAAATTCAACGCAGCAATATGAGTAAACTAGGGGAAGACGGCAATCCGATTTACCGCGAAGACGGCAAAGTACTTAAAGGCCCAAACTACTTTAAACCAAGTTTTGAAGAAATTTTGAAATAGACCTTTATTTCCCTTTTTCTAAATCACTGATTAGATTTTTCAAACTGTCAACACTGATTCTTTTCCCTCTGATGATTTTGTCTTTGTCTAAAAGATAAATCACAGGAGTAGAGAAGACGTCATATTTTTCGACCGCATTGTTATAGTGGGCACCGTCGTATACATTGATCCAAGGTAATTGATGGTCAGCTATGTACTTCAAGTATTTTTCACCTTCATGCTGCATGTATACACTGAAAATCTTAATGTCTTTGTGCTCTTTCAGTAATTCGTTGTATACGGTAAGTAATTTGGGGATTTCTTTCTGACAGTGACTACAATCCACATCCCAAAAGATAAGTAGCGTATAAGCTGCTTTTACATCGCTCAGCTTGACAAACATTTTATTGACTGCATCGGCATTTTGGTAAAACACCTTGGTCATCTCTTCGCTGTTTTTAGCATTTTCAAATCCCATGGCTTTCATCTTGTCAAAATCCTCCGCCTTAATCATAAACAAGTCCTGAGCAGAAGCGCCTATTAATAATGGTTTAAGTTTATCGGCACGTTTAATGATGCGTTCAATAACATCATCTTCATAGGTGCCCTTGGCTTTGCCGGTTTTAAAATAAGTATCAGACATATATACAAATACTTTGTCTAGCCCCATGATTTCCGACGTTTCGTAAGCATAAGTAAAATGAGCTAGCAGTAATTTATAAAATAAACTCCCCGGTTCAGGTTTATTCATCATTCGGTTAATTTCCACACAAATTGAATCCGGTTGCGCTGGAATCAAAGTGTCAAAATACTTTTTAATTTTTTTATAGAAAAACGGATTACGAAAGGTACCCTCATCACGAAAATTAACTCCATCCCAATAATGCTTTTTATAATAAGTAAAAACAGCAACATCATCCGGCTTTCCTTCTTTGGTTTTCGGAACTTCTTTCAAAACCTTCTCCATCTTAATATTCACCACATCAGCAATATAAGCTCCTTTATTTTTGGCTAAGAAGTTTTCTTCATAATTGACTATGCCTTTTTCAAATTTCAATTGCAAATCAGTTAGTGCCAACGAGTCTTTTTTGGTTTGCAACACAGTTTTTTGTTTGACTTCCTGAAACTCTTTATTCTGTTGGGTAATAAAACGGATATAATCAAAAAAATCATTCTCCATAGCTGAATTTACGGCAGTAAGTGCAGTAAGAATGTTTTCACCGACTTCACTTTTAAGTTCCAGTTTTTGGGTAGTGTCATCAATAAAAAAATCAAAATAAATCGATTTCTGCTGACTCACTAACGAATAAATTCCTTTATCCAATTTGCGTTTACCTTTAAATACTATTTTACCGTTTTTTATACTGGTGCAAGTATCCTTAATCATGGTTTTATCCATTTGATAAAAAGTAAGATACGCCAAACTGTCTTTGCAGTTTTTCATAGTAATGGTAATCTCATAACCCGATTGTGCCGTGCTGTAGAGCGATACCATGCAAAATACAAAACCGAAAAGTAATTTTTTCATAAACAACTTGTTTTGAGTTCTAAAAAATTAAGCCAGTCAAAAATAATTTTTTTTTGAAATAAAGCAATGCCTCAAATTTTAAAGTTTCCTTAAAAAAGAAAAGAGATACGGTTAAGCATCTCTTTCTCATTTATTGTTAAGGGCAATTACGCCATGTTTTCTACATTGGCTTCGGCTAATTTGGCATAAGTACCATTAACCAATTTCTCTCTGATAGCATCAAATGCGGTAAGCGTTTCTTCGATATCAGCCAAAGTGTGCGAAGCGGTTGGAATCATTCGCAATAAGATAATCCCTTTCGGAATTACCGGATAAACCACAATAGACAAGAAGATACCGTAGTTCTCTCTTAAATCATTCACCATTACCATGGCTTCCGGAATAGAACCTTCTAAGTAAACCGGTGTCACACAAGTATTGGTATCGCCAATGTTAAAGCCGTGCGCTTTTAAACCGTTTTGTAACGCATTTACGTTTTCCCAAAGTTTGTCTTTTAAGCTCGGATTGTCACGCAACAATTGTAATCTTTTCAAAGCGCCAACCGTTTGAATCATAGGTAAGGCTTTGGCAAACATTTGTGAACGCAAATTGTATTTTAAGTAATCAATGATATCTTTATCAGCAGCTAAGAAAGCTCCGATACTAGCCATCGATTTAGCAAACGTTGAAAAGTAAACGTCAATTCCGTCCTGACAACCTTGCTCTTCTCCGGCTCCGGCTCCTGTTTTACCAAGGGTACCAAATCCGTGAGCATCATCAACCAACAAACGGAAATTGTATTTTTCTTTCATAGCTACAATTTCTTTCAACTTGCCTTGTTGACCACGCATTCCAAAAACACCTTCGGTAATGAATAAGATTCCACCACCGGTTTCCATTGCCATTTTGGTAGCACGCTGAAGGTTTTTCTCCATGCTTTCCAAGTCATTGTGTTTGTAGGTAAATCGTTTACCCATGTGCAAACGCACGCCGTCAATAATACAAGCGTGAGCATCTACATCATAAACAATGATATCATTTTTAGTAACCAAAGCATCAATAGCCGACATGATTCCTTGGTAACCAAAGTTTAGCAAATAAGCGGACTCTTTCATTACAAAAGCCGCTAATTCTTTTTCCAATTGTTCATGCGCATCAGTGTGACCACTCATCATACGGGCTCCCATTGGGTAGGCCGCTCCATATTTTGCCGCAGCTTCCGTATCGGCTTGGCGTACTTCCGGATGATTGGCTAATCCTAAGTAGTCATTCAAACTCCAGTTTAAAATATCTTTTCCGTGAAATTGCATTCTTGGGCCTAATTCGCCTTCCAATTTTGGAAACACATAATACCCTTCTGCTTGTGAAGCCCATTTTCCTAACGGACCTTTATTGTTTTGTATTCTTTCGAATAAATCTTTTACCATAATCACTTTGTGTTTAAGTCGGTGCAAAAGTAATTATAAATTTAGTTTACTCCTAATCATTATAATCAGAAAATTGTAAACTACAAATTGTTAAAAACCCCATTAAATCAAACCTTACACTAACTGACCAATAGCTTAATAATTTCAAATAAGGTGTCTTTATCCACTGGTTTTGATAAGTATTTATTCATCCCTATTTCAATAACACGGGTCTTTGTGGTCTCCATAACATCGGCCGTTAAAGCAATAATAGGTATTGATTTTTTGTCTTCACCCGCTTCTCCGTTTCGGATGGCTATAGTGGCTTCATAACCATCCATGATTGGCATTTGTAAATCCATTAGTATGATATCATAATCTTTTTGGATAAGTTTTTCAACACCTTCCTGACCATTATTGGCAAAATCAACCGTAGTATTCAGCCACTTTTTAGTAATCATTTTAATTACCATTTGATTCATAGCATTATCTTCTACTACTAAAATAGATTTGCCTTTTAGATCATAGTCGATTGGTTCCGGATGTATTTCAATTGGTTTTTGAACTTCAATGTTTTCATAGGTTAAATCAATGGTGACAACAGTACCTAAATTGATAGTACTGTCGACTTTAATTTTGCCATTATGTAAATTGATTAAATGCTTGACAATATAGAGCCCTAGTCCTAAGCCTCCGTATTTTCTTTTGTTATTGATACTGTCTTGTGAAAACGAATCAAAAATGCTCTTTTCTTTTTCTTTCGAAATCCCTACACCGGTATCACTCACTACAAAAGTCATTTGTACACTATTGTCTTCCTTTTTTTGGGCTTCTAGCTTAAATTTGATAAAACCTTCATGAGTAAATTTAACAGCATTACTCAAAATATTTTGAAGAATCTGACTCGTCCGAGCTAGATCACCTTTTACCATTTGAGGTAAATGCTCTCCTTTTAAAAAACTAAACTCAAGCCCTTTGTCTTTAGCTTGCCGAGCAAAATTATTAGCAATATGTTCTGCAGTAGTAACAATATCAAATTCGGCAAATTCAAGCTTAATTTCATCTTTTTCAATTTTAGAAAAATCTAAAATATCATTTATCGAGTTTAATAAACTATAGGTGGAATATTTGATGATTTGACTGTTACTTTTTATCTGTTCAACATCGGTGTCATTACCAATAACTTTTACCGTATTCAAAATAGCATTCAAAGGAGTACGCAATTCGTGACTGATATTAGATAAGAAATAAGATTTTAATTCATTCATTTCCTCAGATTTTTGAAGGGCTTCGGTTTGCAATTCTTCTCGTTCATTTTTTAGATTACGAATCAAATTAGCCATCGATAGCGAAAGAAAAATCACTTCCAATCCGGTTCCAAGTTTTGAACCATTTTCCGTCCAAAAAGTAAGAGGTAGTATACTGAAATTTTTAAGAATGAAAACAACAAAACCTGCTATAAGAAAGAAAATACCTGTTGCAAAAAAACGATCAATCTTTTTAGTTTTAATGAAAATAATAGCCTGTGATGCAATGATTAATAATAATAAAATTAGCCCAAATCCATTAACGAGCGGATAAGAATAAGCATGTTCAGGAAGTATAAAAAGTGATACTACCAGTAAAAAGTCTATAGCATATAAAACATAAAAAGCTTTGTCTATGTATTTGTTAATTTCCCAAATCTTTAAATACACTTGAGCATATCGGCCCAAGAAAAAATTAGCAAAACAGGCAAAAATTACGACCGCATGTATTGAAAACCAACCAGCATCCGGAGTTATAAATTTATAAAAGTAACCATCTATAGCAAATTGAAGCAATCCTATGAAAACAACGTAGAAGCTGTAAAAAAGGAAAGTTCTGTCTCTCATGGCAAAATAAAAGAAGAAATACAGAATTGCAGCAATAAGCAGTATTCCATAAAAAAAGCCAAAAACAAATTGTTCAAATGTTGTTTCTTCTAAAATATCCTCAGACGAATGAAGCACTAATGGCATAGAGAGCTGCTCACCATCACTTTTAACATGCAAATAATATTCTTGCATTTCGTTGGGTGCGAGATTTATTTTAAATATTGTCTTTCTGACTTTATAACTTCTTTGGTTAAACGGAATAGCATCTCCGCTTATGTATTTGGTTACACTGTTGTCATTTTTTAGGATAAATAATTGTGCAAAGTCAGTTATCGGTCTGGCTGTCTCCAGAAAGTAATTTAATTCATTAGAGGTTGAATTTTTTAATTTAAAACGTATCCAAATGTTGTGATTGGTAAATCCAAAGTCCATGTTTTCCATTGTCATTGGAGAAAACGTGAAGGCTTTGATATTTCTAATTTGATCCAATGACACATCAACTTTCCCTACATCAACATATTCGGCTTTGCTGTATATGGATGTTACCTTTTCAGGGTTTGAAGATTTTAGTATGTATTGGGCAGATATTTTTGGAGATAGAATGAATAAAATTAGTAAGCTAAAGAACGATATCCAATTATTTATAGCAATAGTTTTTCTCATGGGGGCTGTTTAGACAAAATAAATACGAAAATAGAAGAGGAGTGGTTTAAACAAATCTTAAAATAGTCAAAAGTTAGTATTTAATCGGGAAAAAATAATTTTTTGAAAGTAAAATCACAACTAACATGATGCCTCTAATTTATTTTTTGAGAACTGTACTACTTTTATTTTTACAGGCTTGATATTCTTTTCATCTTTGTCTTTCAATAATTAAATTTTGTCATCATGCAACTCGTCTTTGCTTCTAATAACAAAAATAAAATCAAGGAAATACAACTGTTACTCACTGAATCCATTCAAATTTTAAGTCTACAAGACATTGGCTGTTCAGCCGATATTCCCGAAACAGCTGATACTATTGAAGGCAATGCCATTTTAAAAGCCAATTACGTTACTGAAAAGTTCGGGTATAATTGTTTTGCCGATGATTCGGGTTTAGAAGTACAAGCTCTAAACGGTGAGCCCGGTGTATATTCTGCACGTTATGCCGGCGAACAAAAGAACGATAATGACAATATGGATAAATTGTTGGAGGCTTTGAAAGATAAAACCAACCGAAAGGCCAATTTCAAAACAGTCATTTGTTTAAATCTAAATGGGAAACAACACCTTTTTACCGGAATCATCAACGGTAAAATTATCGAAGAAAAAACAGGAAATAATGGCTTTGGCTACGACCCGGTTTTTGTACCCGAAGGTTACGCTAAAACCTTTGCAGAGTTGACCATAACCGAGAAATCAGCCATAAGTCACCGCGGCCTAGCAGTAAAGCAATTAGTTGATTTTTTGAAATAAAAACCACGTTTCTCGACTTATCCCTAATCCCTTTCCCAATACCGATTTTGTAACTATTTAATTATCAATACGTAACAAATTAGGGTATATGGTATTTATAGCCTACCTTTGCACCCAATTTAAAATACAATATGAATAAATTTGAACAATTAGGTCTGAATGAATCGTTACTGCTGGCGATCAAAGATCTAGGATTTGAGAATCCGTCAGAAGTGCAAGAAAAAGCGATTCCGGTACTATTGGAACAAAACACTGACTTAGTAGCTTTAGCACAAACAGGAACAGGGAAAACGGCAGCATTTGGTTTTCCGCTAATTCAAAAATTAGACGCCGAAGACAGAAGTACGCAAGCGTTAATTTTATCCCCAACCCGTGAGCTTTGCTTACAAATCACCAACGAAATTAAACAATACTCAAAATATGTAAAGGGTTTACATACAGTGGCAGTTTATGGTGGTGCAAGCATTACAGAACAAGCCCGAGAGGTAAAACGTGGAGCACAAATTATTGTGGCTACTCCCGGTAGAATGCAAGACATGATTAATCGTGGTCTTGTTAACATTAAAAACATCAATTTCTGTATTCTGGACGAAGCAGACGAAATGTTAAACATGGGATTCTATGAAGATATCGTTTCGATATTATCAGACACTCCCGATGAGAAAAACACTTGGTTGTTTTCAGCCACCATGCCTGCAGAGGTAGCACGAATTGCTAAAAAATTCATGCACGATCCGGCTGAAGTAACCGTAGGAACTAAAAACTCAGGCTCAAAAACAGTATCGCACGAATTTTACTGTGTAAATGCCCGTGACCGTTACGAAGCACTGAAAAGATTAGCTGATGCTAATCCGGACATCTTCTCGGTAGTATTCTGTAGAACTAAAAGAGACACGCAAGCTGTAGCCGAAAAACTTATTGAAGACGGTTACAATGCAGCGGCTTTACACGGCGATTTATCTCAAGCACAACGTGATGGGGTTATGAAATCGTTCCGTGGACGTCAAATTCAAATGTTGGTGGCAACAGACGTTGCGGCTCGTGGAATTGACGTAGATAACATTACTCACGTAGTAAACTATCAGTTGCCGGATGAAATTGAAACCTACAATCACCGTTCTGGCCGTACAGGTCGTGCCGGTAAGTTGGGTACTTCTATCGTAATCATCACCAAAAGTGAATTGCGTAAAATCTCGGCTATCGAAAGAATCATCCAACAAAAATTCGAAGAGAAAACTATTCCTAGCGGAATTGAAATCTGCGAAATCCAATTATTACACTTAGCCAACAAAATCAAAGATACCGAGGTAGATCACGAAATTGACAACTACCTTCCGGCTATCAACGAAGTACTTGACGGTTTATCAAAAGAAGAACTAATCAAGAAAATGGTATCCGTTGAATTCAACCGATTCATTGCTTACTACAAAAAGAAACGTGACTTATCTGGTGAAAAAGGAGAAAGAAGCGAAAGAGGTTCGGAACCGAGAGAAATCAGAGCCGGAGACCCTGTTCGTTACTTTGTAAACATTGGCGCACGCGACGATTTCGATTGGATGCAGTTGAAAGATTTCTTAAAAGAAACGTTAGATTTAGGTCGCGATGACGTATTCAAAGTGGATGTAAAAGAGGGGTTCTCTTTCTTCAACACTGATGGCGAACATACTGAAAAAGTAATGTCAATACTTAACGGTTTCGATTTAAACGGAAGACGTATAAACGTTGAGATTTCTAAAAATGATGGCGGAAGTCGTGAGCGTCGTGACCACAACGGAAGAAGTAGTGGTGGTGAAAGAAGAAGCTCAGGCGGATTTGGCGGCAGAAGTTCAGCTCCAAGAAGCGGTGGCGGTAGCTTTGGCCCAAGAAAAGAAGGTGGTTTCCGTAGCGACAGAAATTCATCTCCAAGAGAAGGCGGATTCAAAAAAGAACCGGGTTCTTTTCAAAGAGAAGAAAGAGCCCCAAGACGTTCTTCTGAAGGAAATTCAGAAAGACCGGCCGGACGCTCTTTTGAAGCAGCCAAAAACAGAAGACCAAGAAGAAGTTAATACTTCTAATCTATAGCATGCCAACTCCGTTTTTACTCACCAAGTGGGATAAAAACGGAGTTTTTTTATTCCCAAATCCCAAATTCATAATTCCTAATTCGTAATTCCTAATTCTTAATTAGAACAATAGAGGTGAAAACCTTGTTTACAAAGGTGTATACTTCATTTTGTTAATTTTGTTCTAATTCTCTAAACAAACACTAAAATATCTTAAAAGAGTTTCATACTTTTAAACCATCAAAAACTGCCATGAGATATTTTACCGTTTTACTTTTTATTCTTTTCTCCTTAAGTGCCGCAGCACAAGACAATCCGATTGTTCAAAAGGTTACCGGAACCATCATCAATGACAACTCACTGTTACCCATTGCCAATGCCAATGTTATTAATGTCAATAAGGTTAAAGGAGTCGTAACTAACGGTAAAGGTTTTTTTGAATTAGAAGTCAGTGTAAGCGATACGTTGCACATTTCCATTTTAGGCTATCAATCCCTACGCATAAGAGTGACCAATGACTGGTTGAAAAACGGTACAGCCAAAATAATGCTGACCGAAAAAGCCATTGCCCTAGAAGAAGTTATCGTAAAAAAGTATGATTTAACCGGCTACCTCGAAGTAGATACCAAATTAATTCCCGAAAAAGAAAATTACCGTTACAGCATTTCCGGGCTGCCACAAGGTTATGAAGCTGGGGAAAGTTCGCCCAACGCTTTTACCCGCGTTTTAGGGTCTATCTTCAATCCCGCCGATGCACTCTATAATTTCTTTGGCAAAAAACCTAAAGAGCTCAAGAAATTAAAAGCCATGAAAAAGGATGATACCGTGCGCAATCTGTTAGAATCAAAGTTTGACAGAGAAACGATTTCAGTATTATTAGGCATAGATAAAAAAGAAATTGCTGAAATACTCCAACATTGTAATTACTCCGAATCGTTCATCAAAACCGCCAATGATTTGCAAATCATGGACGCTATCAGCGAGTGCTACGAACAGTATAAGGTCTTAAAGAAAAAGTAGTGTTCGCTTTTTTGAAAGAATATAAAAAAACACTATGGCAACTCTTTTTTGCATGGTTTTTTATATTGATGTTCAAAATTACTTTAAAATATAGTTCTTTTGACTCAAATGTTGCTTTTCTTCAAATAAAACAGACTGAAGTCAATTCGGTTTTTCTTTATCTTTTTATTTTTTATGTACATGTCTGCTCGGCTATTTTTTCCTTATTAGCTGGTTTTACACAATTTGACAACCATATTTTAATAACTAAAAAAGGGATTCATAAAGCCATAGGAAAATGCTATGTCATAGTAGTATTGTTTCTTGCAGCACCTTCCGGTTTCTTTATAGGTTTATTTGCGAATGGGGGGGTTATGCTAAAATTTCTTTTGTTGCATTGGCTGTTCTTTGGTTTTATTTCACACTAAAAGCTTTTTTAGCTATAAAAAAAGGAAACGTTAATCGGCATAAAAAGTGGATGCTGCGTAGTTTTGCTTTGGCATTTTCAGCTATAACTTTGCGCTTGTGGAAAGTCATTTTGGTATATTTGTTTCATCCGGCTCCTATGGATGTGTATCAGGTTATTGCTTGGCTGGGATGGATTCCAAATCTTATTGTGATTGAATATTATATTTTTAAAACTCAAAACCAATGAAAAAAGCAGTTGTTTTTTTAGTGTTGTTTTTCTTTTTCTCTTGTAAAAAAGAGAAACCTGAAGTGGTCGATTCTATTGTGAAAGTAGATACTAATCAAGCATTATATGGAAATTGGGTAGGCGATTTTGTTGTTGTTGAAAGCGATAGTTTAGTTGAAGAAACGGGTTATATGTTTACCAACAAAAT
Above is a genomic segment from Flavobacterium phycosphaerae containing:
- a CDS encoding hybrid sensor histidine kinase/response regulator, coding for MRKTIAINNWISFFSLLILFILSPKISAQYILKSSNPEKVTSIYSKAEYVDVGKVDVSLDQIRNIKAFTFSPMTMENMDFGFTNHNIWIRFKLKNSTSNELNYFLETARPITDFAQLFILKNDNSVTKYISGDAIPFNQRSYKVRKTIFKINLAPNEMQEYYLHVKSDGEQLSMPLVLHSSEDILEETTFEQFVFGFFYGILLIAAILYFFFYFAMRDRTFLFYSFYVVFIGLLQFAIDGYFYKFITPDAGWFSIHAVVIFACFANFFLGRYAQVYLKIWEINKYIDKAFYVLYAIDFLLVVSLFILPEHAYSYPLVNGFGLILLLLIIASQAIIFIKTKKIDRFFATGIFFLIAGFVVFILKNFSILPLTFWTENGSKLGTGLEVIFLSLSMANLIRNLKNEREELQTEALQKSEEMNELKSYFLSNISHELRTPLNAILNTVKVIGNDTDVEQIKSNSQIIKYSTYSLLNSINDILDFSKIEKDEIKLEFAEFDIVTTAEHIANNFARQAKDKGLEFSFLKGEHLPQMVKGDLARTSQILQNILSNAVKFTHEGFIKFKLEAQKKEDNSVQMTFVVSDTGVGISKEKEKSIFDSFSQDSINNKRKYGGLGLGLYIVKHLINLHNGKIKVDSTINLGTVVTIDLTYENIEVQKPIEIHPEPIDYDLKGKSILVVEDNAMNQMVIKMITKKWLNTTVDFANNGQEGVEKLIQKDYDIILMDLQMPIMDGYEATIAIRNGEAGEDKKSIPIIALTADVMETTKTRVIEIGMNKYLSKPVDKDTLFEIIKLLVS
- a CDS encoding non-canonical purine NTP diphosphatase, whose product is MQLVFASNNKNKIKEIQLLLTESIQILSLQDIGCSADIPETADTIEGNAILKANYVTEKFGYNCFADDSGLEVQALNGEPGVYSARYAGEQKNDNDNMDKLLEALKDKTNRKANFKTVICLNLNGKQHLFTGIINGKIIEEKTGNNGFGYDPVFVPEGYAKTFAELTITEKSAISHRGLAVKQLVDFLK
- a CDS encoding DEAD/DEAH box helicase; protein product: MNKFEQLGLNESLLLAIKDLGFENPSEVQEKAIPVLLEQNTDLVALAQTGTGKTAAFGFPLIQKLDAEDRSTQALILSPTRELCLQITNEIKQYSKYVKGLHTVAVYGGASITEQAREVKRGAQIIVATPGRMQDMINRGLVNIKNINFCILDEADEMLNMGFYEDIVSILSDTPDEKNTWLFSATMPAEVARIAKKFMHDPAEVTVGTKNSGSKTVSHEFYCVNARDRYEALKRLADANPDIFSVVFCRTKRDTQAVAEKLIEDGYNAAALHGDLSQAQRDGVMKSFRGRQIQMLVATDVAARGIDVDNITHVVNYQLPDEIETYNHRSGRTGRAGKLGTSIVIITKSELRKISAIERIIQQKFEEKTIPSGIEICEIQLLHLANKIKDTEVDHEIDNYLPAINEVLDGLSKEELIKKMVSVEFNRFIAYYKKKRDLSGEKGERSERGSEPREIRAGDPVRYFVNIGARDDFDWMQLKDFLKETLDLGRDDVFKVDVKEGFSFFNTDGEHTEKVMSILNGFDLNGRRINVEISKNDGGSRERRDHNGRSSGGERRSSGGFGGRSSAPRSGGGSFGPRKEGGFRSDRNSSPREGGFKKEPGSFQREERAPRRSSEGNSERPAGRSFEAAKNRRPRRS
- a CDS encoding carboxypeptidase-like regulatory domain-containing protein; protein product: MRYFTVLLFILFSLSAAAQDNPIVQKVTGTIINDNSLLPIANANVINVNKVKGVVTNGKGFFELEVSVSDTLHISILGYQSLRIRVTNDWLKNGTAKIMLTEKAIALEEVIVKKYDLTGYLEVDTKLIPEKENYRYSISGLPQGYEAGESSPNAFTRVLGSIFNPADALYNFFGKKPKELKKLKAMKKDDTVRNLLESKFDRETISVLLGIDKKEIAEILQHCNYSESFIKTANDLQIMDAISECYEQYKVLKKK